In Paenibacillus ihbetae, the following are encoded in one genomic region:
- a CDS encoding TIGR01440 family protein → MSDASNISLNEQTARIVRELAETAKLGPGKVLVVGVSTSEVAGKRIGTGGALETAQQLLQGIAEVQAEYGFSLAFQCCEHLNRALVVERELLERLDLTEVAAVPIPGAGGSMAASAYRSMKQPCLAESIQAHAGIDIGETLIGMHLRSVAVPFRPSERYIGEARVTAAYTRPKLIGGERAVYRQVPDADSGSCN, encoded by the coding sequence ATGAGCGATGCTTCCAACATTTCCTTAAACGAGCAGACCGCCCGCATCGTCCGCGAGCTTGCCGAGACGGCGAAGCTTGGACCGGGCAAGGTGCTGGTCGTCGGCGTGAGCACGAGCGAGGTTGCAGGCAAGCGGATCGGAACAGGCGGCGCGCTGGAGACGGCGCAGCAGCTGCTTCAAGGCATTGCCGAGGTTCAGGCGGAGTACGGATTCTCGCTGGCCTTCCAATGCTGCGAGCATCTGAACCGAGCGCTGGTCGTCGAGCGCGAGCTGCTTGAGCGGCTTGACTTGACGGAAGTGGCGGCTGTGCCGATTCCGGGAGCCGGCGGCTCCATGGCAGCCAGCGCCTACCGCAGCATGAAGCAGCCTTGCCTGGCGGAATCCATTCAGGCGCATGCGGGCATCGACATCGGCGAGACGCTGATCGGCATGCATCTTCGCAGCGTCGCGGTTCCTTTTAGGCCGAGCGAACGGTACATCGGGGAGGCGCGGGTTACGGCCGCATATACCCGGCCCAAGCTGATCGGCG
- a CDS encoding manganese efflux pump MntP family protein, with translation MLEASVQSGQLAAILLMAVALGLDAFSLGIGVGLRGGLRYRHMLGMSFLIGLFHMLMPLLGLSAGRYVGLLLGQVTGLAAGGLLVLLGGHMIHNAFRGGEGRLVHPSALLGMLLFSLSVSIDSFSVGLSLGMFVHDVTLIVVTFGVVGGLMSILGLMLGRQVSSKLGEYGEMLGGLILVVFGVMFIV, from the coding sequence ATGTTGGAGGCGTCTGTCCAATCGGGACAGCTTGCGGCGATTCTGCTCATGGCGGTTGCACTTGGGCTAGATGCATTTTCGCTTGGCATCGGAGTCGGTTTGCGAGGCGGGCTGCGCTATCGTCATATGCTGGGCATGAGCTTTCTGATCGGCCTGTTTCATATGCTGATGCCCCTGCTGGGGCTGTCTGCCGGCCGTTATGTCGGATTATTGCTGGGACAGGTTACCGGGCTTGCCGCCGGCGGGCTGCTGGTCCTGCTCGGGGGCCATATGATTCACAACGCCTTTCGCGGGGGCGAGGGCAGGCTCGTCCATCCGTCCGCGCTGCTGGGCATGCTGTTGTTCTCGCTTAGCGTCAGCATTGATTCGTTCTCGGTCGGATTGTCGCTTGGCATGTTCGTGCATGATGTGACGCTGATCGTTGTAACCTTCGGCGTTGTCGGCGGCTTGATGTCGATTCTCGGTTTGATGCTGGGCCGTCAGGTCAGCAGCAAGCTGGGCGAGTACGGCGAGATGCTCGGAGGACTTATTCTGGTTGTGTTCGGCGTGATGTTTATTGTTTAA
- the spoIIR gene encoding stage II sporulation protein R produces MNHYSETLRIIVKKMILLLSCMFMVITVWEGQRIDASVVGGPIPQESIRLRILANSDSPSDQLVKREIRDAVVEQMQLWVQELDNPQSLEEAKVLTTRHLPEIRQLVGEELRKRGITYSYNVELGVVPFPTKLYGGTVYPAGDYDAVRITLGEGQGQNWWCVLFPPLCFIDGGSGDAAAQPADAGVQTVSAQAGNSQPDEPVNAGDSEPEVRFFLWDMFIGIWNWVAGLFG; encoded by the coding sequence ATGAACCATTATAGCGAAACCCTCCGTATTATCGTGAAAAAAATGATTTTGCTCTTATCCTGTATGTTTATGGTCATTACCGTGTGGGAAGGCCAGCGTATTGATGCTTCCGTTGTGGGGGGACCGATTCCTCAGGAATCGATCCGGCTGCGCATCTTGGCCAATTCCGACAGCCCCTCCGATCAGCTCGTGAAGCGGGAAATCCGCGATGCGGTCGTGGAGCAGATGCAGCTGTGGGTCCAGGAACTCGACAACCCGCAGAGCCTGGAGGAAGCCAAGGTGCTGACGACCCGGCATCTGCCGGAAATTCGGCAGCTGGTCGGCGAGGAGCTGAGAAAACGGGGAATCACCTACAGCTACAATGTGGAACTCGGAGTCGTACCATTTCCAACGAAGCTGTACGGCGGCACGGTCTATCCGGCAGGCGATTATGATGCGGTGCGCATCACGCTTGGCGAGGGACAGGGACAGAACTGGTGGTGCGTGTTGTTCCCGCCGCTGTGCTTCATCGACGGGGGCAGCGGAGATGCGGCGGCACAGCCGGCGGATGCCGGAGTCCAGACCGTCTCGGCGCAAGCGGGTAATAGTCAGCCGGATGAGCCAGTCAATGCGGGCGATTCCGAGCCCGAAGTTCGGTTTTTCTTATGGGATATGTTCATCGGCATTTGGAATTGGGTAGCAGGATTATTTGGATAA
- a CDS encoding FtsW/RodA/SpoVE family cell cycle protein, whose product MLQKFKKIDFVVVTVLVMLMIISVTSLYSVTIGSADWDGYHIKMLIFYIAGFIAFFGMSLLDYRVLIKHATYIYIGGLLLLVYVMFFGATLNGSKGWINLGFTSLQPAEMFKLVLIIFLTFILVKKNKSQLSFIRDVIPVGFLAFIPFVLVMGINDLGNALSYVIILMGLLWIGNVKLSHALIGLVLVAGTAFGGIQAYIHYHDEITAFMKEGSRSHWLDRIDPWLMPETTDNAGAGYHTHNAKLAIASGGMTGEGFMQGTSVQSGRVPYTYSDSIFVQIAEEYGFIGSSVLLLLYFILIHRMILISLESRERAGPFLIIGIVSMFLYQIFENIGMFIGLMPLTGITLPFISYGGTSLVISMASLGVAMSVKLHGREIDEDMPDPHAHRSTVAKQA is encoded by the coding sequence ATGCTTCAGAAATTTAAAAAGATAGACTTTGTTGTCGTAACCGTCCTTGTCATGCTGATGATCATCAGCGTTACTTCCTTATACAGCGTAACCATCGGATCGGCTGATTGGGACGGGTACCATATTAAGATGCTCATCTTCTACATTGCGGGCTTTATCGCTTTCTTCGGTATGAGCCTGTTGGATTACCGCGTTCTCATTAAACACGCAACGTACATTTATATCGGCGGCCTACTGCTGCTTGTGTACGTTATGTTTTTCGGGGCAACGCTTAACGGCTCGAAGGGTTGGATCAATCTGGGATTTACGAGCCTGCAGCCCGCGGAAATGTTTAAGTTGGTGCTGATCATCTTCCTGACCTTTATATTGGTGAAGAAAAATAAATCGCAGCTTTCCTTTATCCGCGATGTCATTCCGGTCGGCTTCCTGGCGTTTATTCCCTTCGTGCTCGTCATGGGCATCAACGACTTGGGGAATGCGCTCAGCTACGTCATCATTTTGATGGGGCTGCTGTGGATTGGTAATGTCAAATTATCGCATGCGCTGATCGGTCTGGTGCTCGTTGCCGGCACTGCTTTCGGCGGAATCCAGGCTTACATTCATTACCATGACGAAATTACGGCCTTCATGAAGGAAGGGAGCCGCTCGCACTGGCTCGACCGGATCGACCCATGGCTGATGCCCGAGACGACGGACAACGCCGGGGCCGGCTATCACACCCACAATGCCAAGCTGGCGATCGCTTCCGGCGGCATGACCGGGGAAGGCTTTATGCAGGGGACCTCGGTGCAATCGGGACGGGTACCGTATACCTATTCCGACTCCATCTTCGTGCAGATTGCGGAAGAATACGGGTTTATCGGCTCTTCCGTGCTGCTCCTGCTCTATTTCATTCTGATCCATCGGATGATTCTAATATCGCTGGAGTCGCGTGAACGTGCCGGTCCGTTTCTCATCATAGGGATCGTGTCCATGTTCTTATACCAAATCTTTGAGAATATCGGGATGTTTATCGGCCTCATGCCGCTGACAGGGATTACATTGCCGTTTATCAGTTACGGGGGAACATCGCTCGTAATCAGCATGGCGAGCCTCGGGGTTGCCATGAGCGTGAAGCTGCACGGCCGGGAGATCGACGAGGATATGCCGGATCCCCATGCGCACCGGTCGACGGTGGCGAAACAGGCGTAA
- a CDS encoding L-threonylcarbamoyladenylate synthase → MEHHGEHVDAQSRPTKVWRIDSESMESGSRTPEEEQALHEAGRVLAGGGLVAFPTETVYGLGADAGSTEAVERIFAAKGRPSDNPLIVHISDLSQLDDLALRINDTERALMKAFWPGPLSLVLPVKPGAVSPRVTAGLDTVAVRMPDHPAALALIRAAGCPLAAPSANRSGRPSPTLAGHVLEDLAGAIDGVLDGGPAGVGVESTVVQAGEDGAVTVLRPGGVTAEQLAAVAASVRLDPALTSAAGEAESPAPRSPGMKYTHYAPKGAMCVVQGRDADAVAARIAAELEAAARRGEVTGVLSFDEHIGRYRADVAVPLGRQAAPEEAARRLYAGLRRFDEAGATFILAEACPEEGLGAAVMNRLLKAAGHRVIDVDH, encoded by the coding sequence ATGGAACATCACGGAGAGCATGTCGATGCGCAGTCCCGACCGACGAAGGTGTGGCGTATCGACAGTGAATCGATGGAATCCGGAAGCCGCACCCCGGAGGAGGAGCAGGCCTTGCATGAAGCGGGCCGTGTGCTGGCAGGCGGGGGGCTTGTCGCCTTCCCGACGGAAACGGTTTACGGGCTAGGCGCCGATGCGGGCAGCACGGAGGCGGTTGAGCGCATATTTGCGGCGAAGGGAAGGCCGTCGGACAACCCGCTGATCGTGCATATTTCGGATTTGTCTCAGCTGGATGACCTGGCGCTTCGGATAAACGATACCGAGCGTGCCCTGATGAAGGCGTTCTGGCCGGGACCGCTGTCGCTGGTGCTGCCTGTGAAGCCGGGTGCCGTGTCGCCCCGGGTGACGGCAGGGCTGGACACGGTCGCGGTTCGCATGCCCGACCACCCCGCTGCGCTCGCCCTGATCCGCGCAGCCGGATGCCCGCTGGCCGCGCCGAGCGCGAACCGCTCCGGCCGGCCGAGCCCTACGCTCGCGGGCCATGTGCTGGAGGATTTGGCCGGCGCGATCGACGGCGTGCTTGACGGCGGCCCTGCCGGGGTCGGCGTCGAGTCGACGGTTGTGCAAGCCGGCGAGGACGGTGCCGTGACGGTGCTCCGCCCGGGCGGCGTCACGGCCGAGCAGCTTGCCGCGGTAGCGGCAAGCGTGCGCCTCGACCCGGCGCTAACAAGCGCCGCCGGGGAGGCGGAGAGCCCGGCGCCCCGCTCGCCGGGCATGAAGTACACGCACTACGCGCCGAAGGGCGCGATGTGCGTGGTGCAGGGCCGCGACGCCGACGCGGTAGCGGCCCGCATCGCGGCCGAGCTTGAGGCCGCCGCCCGCCGCGGCGAGGTGACCGGTGTGCTGTCGTTCGACGAGCACATCGGTCGCTACCGCGCGGACGTGGCCGTGCCGCTCGGCCGCCAGGCCGCGCCGGAGGAAGCGGCCCGCCGGCTGTACGCCGGCCTGCGCCGGTTCGACGAGGCCGGCGCCACCTTCATTCTGGCGGAAGCCTGTCCTGAAGAGGGCCTCGGCGCCGCGGTGATGAACCGGCTGCTGAAGGCGGCGGGGCATCGTGTGATCGACGTGGATCATTAA
- the prfA gene encoding peptide chain release factor 1, with product MLDRLQSLADRYEKLSELLCDPDVANDSKKLRDYSKEQSDLQPAYEAYVEYKNVMEELEAAKTMQGEKLDDEMREMVKMEIEELSARQQELEEKIRILLLPKDPNDDKNVIVEIRGAAGGDEAALFASDLYRMYTRYADSQGWKVELMDVNMNDLGGFKEVIFMINGRGAYSKMKFESGAHRVQRIPATESGGRIHTSTSTVAVMPEAEEVDIEILDKDIRVDTFCSSGAGGQSVNTTKSAVRVTHIPTGIVATCQDGKSQNSNKEKALQVLRARIYDMMRQEEEAKYAGERKSKVGTGDRSERIRTYNFPQSRVTDHRIGLTVHKLDQVMNGEIEEIISALTIAEQAEMMDKGV from the coding sequence TTGTTAGACCGATTGCAATCCCTGGCGGACCGTTACGAGAAGCTGAGCGAGCTGCTGTGCGATCCGGATGTCGCGAATGACTCCAAGAAGCTAAGGGATTATTCCAAAGAACAATCCGATCTGCAGCCTGCTTATGAGGCTTATGTTGAATATAAAAATGTAATGGAAGAGCTTGAAGCTGCAAAAACCATGCAGGGTGAGAAGCTCGACGACGAAATGCGCGAAATGGTTAAAATGGAAATCGAGGAGCTCTCCGCCCGCCAACAGGAGCTGGAGGAGAAAATCCGGATTCTGCTGCTGCCGAAGGACCCGAACGACGACAAGAACGTTATCGTCGAGATTCGCGGCGCAGCCGGCGGAGACGAGGCGGCGCTCTTCGCGTCCGATCTGTACCGGATGTACACCCGTTATGCCGATTCCCAGGGCTGGAAGGTTGAGCTGATGGACGTGAACATGAACGACCTCGGCGGTTTCAAAGAGGTCATCTTCATGATCAACGGCCGCGGTGCTTACAGCAAAATGAAATTCGAGAGCGGCGCGCACCGGGTGCAGCGTATTCCGGCAACGGAATCCGGAGGTCGTATCCATACCTCCACTTCAACAGTGGCGGTCATGCCGGAAGCCGAGGAAGTCGATATCGAGATTTTGGATAAGGATATCCGCGTGGATACGTTCTGCTCCAGCGGTGCGGGCGGTCAGTCCGTTAACACCACGAAATCGGCGGTTCGCGTAACGCATATCCCGACCGGCATCGTGGCTACGTGTCAGGACGGCAAGTCCCAGAACTCCAACAAGGAGAAGGCGCTGCAGGTGCTTCGCGCGCGCATCTACGACATGATGCGCCAGGAAGAGGAAGCGAAGTACGCCGGCGAGCGCAAGAGCAAGGTCGGCACCGGGGATCGAAGCGAGCGGATCCGCACGTACAATTTCCCGCAAAGCCGGGTGACCGACCATCGGATCGGGCTTACCGTGCATAAGCTGGATCAGGTGATGAACGGCGAAATCGAGGAGATCATTTCCGCCCTGACCATCGCAGAGCAAGCGGAAATGATGGATAAAGGAGTATAA
- a CDS encoding low molecular weight protein arginine phosphatase, which translates to MKKILFVCTGNTCRSPMAEGMLRKLAKQRGIPVEVRSAGVSAIEGMPVSHHAESVLRDQDIRDELVSKPLTSELVEWADLVLTLTQSHKQYAIRQFPHAADKMHTLKEYVEDDSKVLSDLQEQDSLYASIELARSLGQEVSDRDRERLIELRQRIPSFDISDPFGGTKEEYEATAAEIRTALFRLLDKLNAGGLA; encoded by the coding sequence GTGAAAAAAATACTGTTTGTCTGCACCGGAAATACCTGCCGCAGTCCGATGGCCGAGGGGATGCTGCGCAAGCTGGCCAAGCAGCGGGGCATTCCGGTGGAGGTGCGATCCGCCGGCGTATCGGCGATAGAAGGCATGCCGGTATCCCATCATGCGGAATCCGTGCTTCGGGATCAGGATATCCGGGACGAGCTCGTATCCAAGCCGCTCACCTCGGAGCTCGTGGAATGGGCCGATCTTGTCCTGACCCTGACCCAATCGCATAAGCAATATGCCATTCGGCAGTTTCCTCACGCTGCTGACAAAATGCATACATTAAAGGAATATGTTGAGGATGACAGCAAGGTACTGTCGGATCTGCAGGAGCAGGACAGTCTATACGCATCGATTGAGCTGGCCCGATCCCTCGGTCAAGAAGTCAGCGACAGGGACCGTGAACGGCTGATCGAGCTTCGCCAGCGCATTCCGAGCTTTGATATCTCGGATCCGTTCGGCGGCACGAAGGAAGAGTATGAAGCGACCGCAGCCGAGATTCGGACGGCATTGTTTCGTTTGTTGGACAAGCTGAATGCGGGCGGTTTGGCATAA
- the prmC gene encoding peptide chain release factor N(5)-glutamine methyltransferase yields the protein MERNEFTLTPERSIREAFLEASSFLDGLGIMEPQRNAQLLLEHVLGLTGTAYYVALGDAFPEERRSDFEAVINRKAEGVPAQYIIGEQEFYGRPFEVTPAVLIPRPETELLVEAVLKYGNQLTLQPGEKLTAVDIGTGSGAIAVTLALEAKGLRMLASDISPQALDVARRNAARLGAGVEFRQGNLLEPFAGLGPDMIVSNPPYIPASNIAGLQPEVRDHEPRTALDGGPDGLYPYRVMMDQLPLLAAPPRLIAFELGMGQAQDVADLLRAAGHWDEIITIPDLAGIDRHVLGIAR from the coding sequence TTGGAGCGAAACGAATTTACATTGACGCCGGAGCGCAGCATACGGGAAGCCTTTCTGGAGGCTTCTTCTTTTTTAGACGGGCTCGGGATCATGGAGCCGCAGCGAAATGCACAGCTGCTGCTGGAGCATGTGCTGGGACTGACCGGCACGGCGTATTACGTGGCCCTCGGCGACGCCTTTCCCGAGGAACGGCGCAGCGACTTCGAGGCCGTCATCAACCGGAAGGCCGAGGGCGTCCCGGCGCAATACATCATCGGGGAGCAGGAGTTCTACGGGCGACCGTTCGAGGTGACGCCGGCCGTTCTGATACCGCGTCCCGAAACGGAGCTGCTCGTTGAGGCCGTGCTGAAGTATGGAAACCAGCTAACGCTGCAGCCTGGTGAAAAGCTGACCGCCGTCGACATCGGCACCGGCAGCGGCGCCATCGCCGTAACGCTGGCACTGGAGGCGAAAGGGCTGCGCATGCTGGCGAGCGACATTTCGCCGCAGGCGCTGGACGTTGCACGGCGTAATGCGGCCCGGCTCGGGGCCGGCGTGGAGTTCAGGCAGGGCAATCTGCTCGAGCCGTTCGCCGGCTTGGGACCTGATATGATTGTCTCCAATCCGCCGTACATCCCGGCCAGCAACATTGCCGGCCTTCAGCCCGAGGTGAGGGATCATGAGCCGCGAACCGCACTGGACGGCGGGCCGGACGGCCTCTATCCGTACCGCGTAATGATGGATCAGCTCCCGCTGCTAGCCGCACCGCCGAGACTGATCGCCTTCGAGCTGGGCATGGGCCAGGCGCAGGACGTGGCGGATTTGCTGCGGGCCGCCGGACATTGGGACGAGATCATAACGATCCCGGATTTGGCGGGAATCGACAGGCATGTTTTGGGAATTGCCCGTTAA
- the rpiB gene encoding ribose 5-phosphate isomerase B, whose translation MKIALGTDHAGIRLKEEIMEVIRGLGHEVEDLGCGCSDSVDYPDYALPVCEKVVSGEADRGILICGTGIGMSIAANKVPGIRCALTHDVFSAKATREHNDSNVIALGERVVGPGLAAEIVHAWLTTEFSHGERHVGRVNKIKAIEERYLKNG comes from the coding sequence ATGAAAATTGCACTAGGCACGGATCATGCGGGCATTCGCCTGAAAGAGGAAATCATGGAGGTTATTCGCGGCCTTGGACATGAGGTGGAGGATCTCGGCTGCGGCTGCTCCGATTCCGTCGACTATCCGGACTATGCGCTGCCGGTATGCGAGAAGGTCGTGTCCGGCGAAGCCGATCGCGGCATTCTGATCTGCGGGACCGGCATCGGCATGAGCATTGCGGCGAACAAGGTGCCGGGAATCCGGTGCGCCTTGACGCATGATGTGTTCTCGGCCAAAGCAACGCGCGAGCATAACGACAGCAATGTGATCGCGCTCGGCGAACGCGTAGTCGGCCCCGGCCTTGCCGCGGAAATCGTCCATGCTTGGCTGACAACCGAGTTTAGCCACGGCGAGCGTCATGTCGGCCGCGTCAACAAGATCAAGGCGATCGAGGAACGCTACCTCAAGAACGGATAG